In Lolium rigidum isolate FL_2022 chromosome 3, APGP_CSIRO_Lrig_0.1, whole genome shotgun sequence, the genomic window CCTCCTGTCGAGCAACTTCCGTGCACGCACGCAAGGTTGGCATGCGTGGCAGCCACGTCAACCACCGGGCCCACCTTCCAGTCTCCTTGGCTAGAACGTATCTGGGTGAGAAACCTCCCCCAGATCTGGATCTTGCCGTTTTGCAGATAGCAGCCTGCCTGTTTTGTGATCTAACTCGAGCTCCTCTCTTCTGCTCAGTCAGCGCCATGTCAACATCCGCGGGCTCCCCTCGTCAGCGTCTGAGGCTAGCTACCCTCTCGGTGAGAAACGCCTCCCAGATCCAGATCCGGATCATTTTTCAGCTAGGCCCCTGCAGTTTTCGAAACctaacccggggtcctccccccTTTCTGGAAATTATTTCCAGGCCCTTTTCTATTTAAATAAATCTGTTTCTACATTTAAAAATGCTGAAAAACtatttccttaatactaactttTAATCTGTAATTCGTATGAAAAatgtgttctatatgaaaattgatcagaaaaatgtgttgaacatgaatatgccatccattcatctgtttgcatctcgcatcatgtcgatcTGTGATAGTTTGTGttcttcacctcacatatatgcggagtatttcggatatccacctaaggtttccccgctccgtttaatattgaagtagctcactcttgccatgtcttgccatgctaatcaacatttaactttgccggtagaaatgcagctccaacctaatttgtgtgCACGggattccgactccgattaatatggataagttgcaccgcatcatccttgccatgtcatgcatatcatcttgagcatgctgtttctttatccgtagtagtaagacttgcatccgttgtttgtccagcatttgcttcttcccggataggatcacgaagtggtgttgtgagatacgacgagttctccgacaagttcttctacaGCTTTTcaaaggcgagccctctctcttcacctactctccctcgcattgctatccttgtgttgcgcttctttatcgagtcacgtctcctattccacttgtttaccataataatcctatatgtatcatttcttaaccatagccgttgcttgatgtttgagccttgcgagtcgtaggcatgtttaggctctgttgtttatctcgatctgttatcgggatatgttgggttgttgggaagtTATCACATGCtacatcagttgttggagatacacatgctttacttatttgttaacaactaaaattgtaagcagaggcatcggtgagcccctttgcgaaatcatcggaactttgactcgctaatgtcccctaggacccgagttcttgctatctgttccgagactgagcgctctaaccacacgtgggtatgcttactgggtctcccctcgaccactaccggaatctacagcttttgtccagtggccacaattagtttgaatgtttgtttgaTTCTCTCGGGCGttcaagcatgtttctttgtggtcagatgatatgatattacttttggggaagccgtgtgccttgtaaccccattgtctcttgcacgctcgtaggatgcggtacgtattgttaagaggtcatcctctagtgggctctgatcctcttaaccgtagacgcaaacagctaagtctgcttcggagcacggccggacttcgatacgggttaacttagttaggtggcttcctggacattgttgtagtgaaggagagtgcaagtcatgatatccacctgtcgcaagtgggttgagcgtgcgtgtggctacatttgggcacccctgcagggttacatcttatcgataagccgcgtccgcagttatggacgacttggaattgtatagctcgatcatagaacaacttacacctttatgttgttgataatactttgctaataacttgattagtaatatagcattactacaaacgatacctaataaaacttgtccaccgttgagtgccttttacattgcctcttcgctttgttgaaggggatatgtgtaatcggctgggttatgtctgtgtagtatttatctgttaccttgtccgctctcttatcttctctgagtagacggatgttgtagcgtgtctctattggttatagttttgctgccgctaaacctaccatatagccccgtgCGTATATatattcgcccggcgagcatagccatttctagtctcgctaagtacgtgccggagttcgttccttggtacttactctcgccttttccctttctcttttgcttcctcccttttgtcggcaaccgatggcccgactttgacaggtacgagatgatgaagttagcaaggttacccttccggcttggcctgggcaaggttatggacgccactggttatcttcaggactcttagtccaatttgtgtcttgtccgtactcggacgtacttgatcttttgtatgatttggatctttgcattgtatatttgtatcttgactcgttggagtcgttgttgtaatatatgtctcttgtgggctctattgtaatcctgttgtaatgttaccgctcgtgttaattcctctggcatcacgtgtgtgattcttcgcgcacgtcgtgtcggagggcgtctctgaatcgatatcatgcggatttcgacGGGAccactggaatcctcatggtaccggttccggggtgtCACAGTATGTACCTCCTATGCATCAACATATGAAGCGCTGATAAGTACACCAGCCGCACTACCTATAAAACTTACGTGATGTCGTTGTCAaccggttgcacccaatatctaCATCATATCATTCCTCTGTTGGCTGGAGAAAAGACCATGTATATCCCGTGAATGGTTAATAGGATAACCTGCAGAAAAGATGGAAACTTTGATTTGTTGAAGATAAAGTTATTCCTGACATTTCATATAGCCCATAATAAAACACACACACCAACTCTAATGTGTCCATGATGTTTCTTGGCTATTCTATCCAGTTTCCAAAAAGATTTGTTATATTTGCAGGAGGCCCTATATTGAAAGACATATAAGATAATTATCCCATAAGAATTTGAAAaagacaagaaataaaaagatgttATATTGTCTCATCTTGATCTCTGGAGAAATACTTAGTACATAGTTGTAAGGAATTTTCTATGAAGGACCAAATAAAAATTCTAACTTTAAGTGGGACCTTAATCTTCCATTGGTAATTTCTAAGATAAACCATATTATCATTAGGAAAATCCAAATACATATACTTGACTACCGGAGGGAGTTAAACTACATCTAAAAtcgtcttagatatcatatatatgaaCAAACACAAGTCTCATGACCAAATGCCACCATATCTCCCATTTATTTCCAGAAAATGTACGCCTAAAACATATGTTTAGATGAACCAAATGCCGTAACATTAGCAAACAATACGTCATTGTGATTGACTATATTATATAAGGTGGATACTAGTCAGAAAGAGGTTTATCCCCTAAATAAGTGTCCTCCCAAAACCTAGTATTCGAGCCATTGCCAATAATAAAAGAGCCTctttcaaagaaaaagaaaaacatctTTAACATTCATCAGACCTTTCTAAGACGGTGAGTTAGTTGGTTTAACTGAAACATGAGAAAGAGTTTTAGATTGAAGGATATGTTTTGGAGAAGTTCTTGCCATACCCCTtcctcattaataagttcaaataaCCACTTGCTAAATAAACTTCTATTTTTTTACTCTAAAACCTCCACACCTAACCCACGTTCATCCTTTGGCCTACAGATACTTAATTTAGTCAATACATATTTATTTTTATAGaaatcactcttccagaaaaatcGAGGTCTAAATAAGTCAAGTCTCTTCCTAACCCCTTTAGGTATTTCAAGAAAAGAGAGCATAAACATTGGTAAGCTCAAAAGCACATAATTTATCGAAACCAAATGGTCGTAAGACAACATTGTGCCAATCCAACTACTTAACTTCCTCTCTAATTGGTTCTCTACGGGTTTTCACTAAGTATTTTTTTAGCTTACGAAAATTAatgagaaaacaaaaaaatagaagagatcCTTATATCACAACCAATTAAAATCTTGTAAACTTGTTCTACCTCTTTAGCTTTGCGAAAACAGAAATCTCACTCCTATGAAAGTTAATTTTAAGTTCCAACATTCAAAGATACATAAATTAACTTCACCTTAAGTGCTTTCTCCAGATCATGCTCCATAAAAATAATTGTATCATCTTCAAAGTGCAAGATTGACATCCCACCATCCATTAGGCGTGGTATTAGACCACTTACGTGGCCATCCTCTGTAGCCCTAGCAATTAAGATTGCTAACATATATGTTACTATGTTGAGGAAGATACTATATAGAGGGTACCCCTGATGAAGACCTTTTTGAGTTTGAATGTAGTGATCGATGTCATTATTCACCTTAATCCTCACGCTCTCTTTCTTATAAACCACTGAATCCATTCACAACACGCGGGGTCGAATCCTTTCATATGCAACACTTGTTGCAAAAATGACCAATTTAATTTATCATTAGCTTtttcaaaatatattttaaagAAAATTCCATCCATTTTCTTCatatgaagttcatgaatggtcTCATGTAGTATCACAACACCCTATAAAATATGTATACCAGTCATAAAAGTAGTTTGCATGGGTTGAAATACGCTCTCGACAATGATGTGTTACTCCATTTGTCCTTACTTTTGTAAACATCTTAAAACTAACATTAGGTAaacatatgtgacaatattgtcGTATTTGAATGGCATTTTCCTCCTTGACAGCAAAATAATTGTGCCAAATTTTAAATGGAATAAAAGTAACTTTCCCTCTTGGAAACTTTGATACGTTGTCATTAAATCATCTTTTTTTGAAGTTCCATAAACTTTATTAAAACACTTGCTCATCAGAATCGCTAGCAACAAGACCAGAGACAAAGTCTAGAGAATGCTCGATCCACTCTGAGATCGGCTAACCCGCCCTAACACCATATTGAGTGAATTCATGTGCTACCTTATTACAATCACGCCGACAAAAACAAAACTCAAATTCATCGAAATGTAAGGTTCATGAACTTCTAGCGTCACGAAGAAGAACCCCGACCTCTGACAAATCATATCGATGTTTTATTGTCATCTCAAAAAAAATCATCTTTTATTACTACCCAACATTTTTTATAGAATCAGGCTATAACTTTCGCGGGGCCATTGAGAAACTGAACGGTCCAGAGTGTAGGTAGCCAAGATAATTGAACGGTTGTATATACAAAAGGAAGAATGTCAAATTAGTGGTTTGAATAGCCGCGTAGTTAGACCGCGGAAGAATTTCAAATTAGTTGTTTAGTTAACGTCATTATTTCGGAGGGAGTTAAGACTTAAGACACGACATGGAAGTGCAAAACAAATGATTAGAAGGCGCAAGTCAAATCTATGGACGTTGCAGCCATGTGCATGCATCTGCATTCGATCGTTCGTTGGAACACCAGCAAATAATTCTTCCCGAACTACCGGAATTCATACCCATACGTCCGGCCTCAATCTTACGTTCTCTTCCTCGAGCTATTTAACCACCACCACTGTCGTAATCATTCCTCAAAACATCCAAATCCACCTATACGAGGATCAATCATCTCTCTGTGACTGTTGATTTCTCGTACGGTTCAGGGTTGGATCAGGAGAAGCTAGATGGCAGGTGGGAAGCGCTTCATCCTACAGCTGTTGGTGGTGTGCTTGGCGGCGCCGGCGGTCAGGTCGGCCTGGCTCCAGGGCACCGCCACCTTCTACGGCGGCAGCGACGGCTCCGGCACAATGGGTACGTAGTAAGCTGGATGACCATCGATCATGGCTAGCTTGCGTATGCATGTCCTGATGATCATGTTGCAGGTGGCGCTTGTGGTTACTCGAACCTGTACGACGAGGGGTACGGGCTCAGCAACGCGGCGCTGAGCACGGTGTTGTTCAACGACGGGGCCTCGTGCGGGCAGTGCTACCTCATCATCTGCGACCAGAGCAAGTCCACTATGTGCAAGACAGGAAAGGCcatcaccgtcaccgccaccaacTTATGCCCGCCCAACTACAACCTCCCCAACGACAACGGCGGGTGGTGCAACCCTCCTCGTCCTCACTTCGACATGTCCCAGCCAGCGTGGCTCAACATCGGAATCTACGAGGCCGGCATCATCCCCGTCGTCTACCAACAGTAAGCTCCATGTCACATTTACATGGCAATGACAGGACATGACATGGTAGTTAACGATCTCCGTGTGGATTTACAGAGTCAAGTGCTGGAGAACGGGTGGGCTACGATTCACCATATTAGGTTTCAACTACTTTGAGCTGGTGCTGGTAACCAATGTGGCCGGGAGCGGGTCGATCAAGAGCATCTCGGTGAAGGGTACCAATACCGGGTGGACACAGATGTCCAGAAACTGGGGCGTCATCTGGCAGGGCATGTCAGGGCTTTCGGGGCAGTCGCTCTCATTCAGTATCAGCTCCACGGGAGGACAGAACATCGTCTTCGAGAACGTTATCCCGGCGGGGTGGACGTTCGGCCAGACCTACCCCACCTGGCAGCAGTTCGACTACTAAAACCACCGTTCCCAGCGCCGTCTCTACACGGCGACATCGTTGTCAAATTGATTCTTCCAAGTTTTTACGTACGTACTTACAGCTAGCTAGCGCACTCCACACGGTTGGAATCGCTGGCTTGATTCATTAATTTGCTCATGTGGTCATGTGATGTACTCCTAGACTGAATTTCGAAATTGTAATTAATCGACCTGCATATTCAAGGATTATTGGATTGATTGCTTGCTTGATCACAGCGTTGCATCTTGCATGTGACAAATGTGAGCGGGCATGTTAACATGCATGGTCATCTATCAGCAAGTAGTGAATGTCAACAAGGTGAGCCCAGAAAGAGAGAATGAGGGCATCTCCATTCGCGTCCCAAACCGTCCTCCAAACGGCGCCGAATTGACCGTTTGGGGGATGTGGTTTTGTTCGTGCCTCGTTTAGAGGACGTCGCTTCCTAGCCGTGTCcctcaaacgccgcccccaaactttGTTAAAGGGGTTTTGAAAACACAACTATTtcttaaatatagcatacaaataaatatgtttgtggagattgttttcaaattaaaatacaacaaacaataaaaacaACTAAACATATGTAATAAATATGGCTAGATCGAGGTGCTGCGGCATTTGCTAATAATCCTTTGATCCTTCgcatatgctcaacgagatcaggttGAAGTTAATCATGAACATTACTATCACGGATCTCTACGTGCATggggaggaaatcagcaaaatctgcgagAAACTCATGATCAACCCCGCAAGAGGGGCCTGACAATCATAGgtaccaacatgtgtcctggcatgatttttggggtcatcctcgatgatcatgttgtgcatgatcacacaagtctgcatcacctcccacatttggtcgtgagaccagcttagagcagggtactggacaattgcaaattgagcttgaggcacaccaaatgcccgctcgacatcctttctgcaagcctcctgtcgcgcagcaaagtgggaattattctgacctgatggagccgagattgttttgacaaaagtggcccattttggatatataccatcagctagataatagcctttggtatattggtggccattaatctcatagttgcatggtgcagCATGCCctaccactagtctgctgaacaccacagactgctgcaacacgttgatgtcattgtgtgatcccgccatgctaaataaagaatgtcaaatccacaagtcataatctgccacagcttcaagcaccacactgcaatatccatgacgccctttgtatataccttgccaagcaaacaggcagttcttccatgaccagtgcatgcaatcgatgcttccaaacatttcaggaaatcctctggcagcattttgtgacatgatccttgcagtctcttcctcagttggccctctcaagtagtatttgccaaactttcccaccacagctcggcaaaacttgtacatgcactcaatggcagtagactcactcatgtgaaggtagtcgtcctgtgtatcggcaggtgctccgtatgcaagcatcctcatggcggcggtgcacttctgaatcgacgagaacccgacaacgtcTACAccgtcgtgcttgagcttgaagtaggggtcgaactctcaaacaccgtggaggatattcatgaacaaacccttgctcatcctataccggcgccgaaaattatcggcatgtgttgcgtcacctgcgaagtagtcgttgtgcagcatggtatgcccctccatcctctgtcggggcttcgacttctttctccccggccttgatcctgcgcggcgcggcctcttcatcttctccgcctcggcgtcaagcatgtcctggagagacgcgatgatcagcaaatgctcctggaggtcgtcgtcgaaggcttgctcgtcctccagcagtcggacaagcatctcgtcgtcgctatccatgtctgaatcaaaatcaatggttaaaattgcgccgtggCAGACGAGacaacgaacagcggccaatcgcgcctacctggcaagtcatcgaacaccttgtgtgcgcaGAGGTGGGGCGGATACGTCCGGCGAGAGTGCCAGCCGCGCCGACGGTGttgactctcagaagagatcagtcgTCGAAATAGCCGGCAAATCCAGCGAcgacggaggggtgggaggcgcgggagggaaggcgCGTCGAGAAAAAAcatgcgaaccaacggtttatggaaaTAGTCACCGACAGGAGGGAGCCCgcatcgcttttcgttgtgtccggcgtgcccggagagtcccctgtggggcggggacaggCTCGGGACGCCAAACACGTATCGGGTCGCGCCAGACAAAAAGAGACTTTGGAAGATGCCGCtgtgaacgtttttttgtccagtgcatcccaaatctctttgggggacgggACTGAGACGCGATTCTGAGTGTGATTGGTCGGTAGTAATGCACCGACAAGAATAGGCAATCTCCACCACCGATGAGGGTATTCTTGGGACACGGATCCAGGTGCTCCCCACACAAAATAGCTTTTCGTCTTCCACCGATGTGAACCCCTAAACGGGATGGGCTATTTGCCACATGCTTTGGGCTTATAAATAGCAGACGAATCTGTTAGCTCTCATGGCAGAATATATGGGCTGAAAGGGCCAGCTTAAGTGAGTTAGACACGATAGTGGGCTAAGTTAGTCGTGGAATGAAGAAATTAATGGCGTTTTTGCACcagaagcatatgctcccggaAAACTCACCTGGTTGGCGAGGCGGAAGCTAGCTTCTGGTTGGAGATTTTCCTCGATAGAATGCCGAAGATCTACTGGACAGTACATTGGCCTGGCCTGCCACCGACAAAACTGGTCAAGacggctgcttgtgacggtaaagcacacgtccgttgggaaccccaagaggaaggtatgatgagtacggcagcgagttttccctcagtaagaaaccaaggttatcgaaccagtaggagatgaagatcacgtgaaggttgttggtgaaggagtgtagtgcggcgcaacaccagggattccggtgccaacgtggaacctgcacaacacaatcaaactacttttccccaacttaacagtgaggttgtcaatctcaccggcttgctgaaaacaaatgattaaacatatggtgtggagaatgatgtttgcttgcagaaaacaaaagagaacaatgattgcagtaggttgtatttcagatgtaaaagaatggagctgggtccacagttcactagtggtgtctctccaataagataaatagcatgttgggtgaacaaattacagttgggcaattgacaaatagagatgcacatacatatcatgatgactactatgagatttacttagggcattacgacaaagaacatagaccgccatccagcatgcatctatgcctaaaaagtccaccttcaggttacaccccttccagtattaagttgcaaacaacagacaattgcattaagtactgtgcgtaatgtaaacaatacaaatatctttagacaaagcattgatgttttatccctagtggcaatatcacatccacaaccttaggggttgctgtcactcccctagattcaatggagacatgaacccactatgtagcataaatactccctcttggagtcacaagtatcaacttggccagagcctctactagcaacggagagcatgcaagatcataaataacatatatgatagatcaataatcaacttgacatagtattccatattcatcggatcccaacaaacacaacatgtagcattacaaatagatgatcttgatcatgataggcagctcacaagatctaaacatgacagcacaagaggagaagacaaccatctagctactgctatggacccgtactccaagaatgaactactcacgcatcagtccggaggcgggcatggtgatgtagagccctccggtgatgattcccctctccggcagggtgccggaggtgatcttctgaaccccccgagttagggttgacggtggcggcgtctctagaactggtctcgtattttggctctcggtactagggttttcgcgtcaggaagattaaataggcgaaggggcagcgtcgggggacgcccgaggggcccaccccataggccggcgcggccaggggcttcaccgcgccgccaggtggggtggccacctcgtggcccctcttcgtctctccttcgatgttctggaacactccgtggaaaatagggccgtgggcttttgtttcgtctaattccgagaatattcgtaaactaacttttctgaaatcaaaaacagcagaaaacatgaactggcactgcggcatcttgttaataggttagtcccggaaaatgcataaaaacatcataaagtgtgaataaaacatgtaggtattgtcataaaactagcatgaaacataagaaattatagatacgttggagacgtatcaacggctcGTACTCGCCC contains:
- the LOC124695725 gene encoding expansin-A18-like; the protein is MAGGKRFILQLLVVCLAAPAVRSAWLQGTATFYGGSDGSGTMGGACGYSNLYDEGYGLSNAALSTVLFNDGASCGQCYLIICDQSKSTMCKTGKAITVTATNLCPPNYNLPNDNGGWCNPPRPHFDMSQPAWLNIGIYEAGIIPVVYQQVKCWRTGGLRFTILGFNYFELVLVTNVAGSGSIKSISVKGTNTGWTQMSRNWGVIWQGMSGLSGQSLSFSISSTGGQNIVFENVIPAGWTFGQTYPTWQQFDY